A window of Vigna unguiculata cultivar IT97K-499-35 chromosome 4, ASM411807v1, whole genome shotgun sequence contains these coding sequences:
- the LOC114182199 gene encoding cytochrome P450 81E8-like codes for MALLYYGFLVVLFLYSLKVLFRSRKFRNLPPGPLAYPIVGNLLQLEQPFHRFFTRLSKKHGKIFSLWFGNRLVIVASDLPVVQECFSKYDTVLANRPHFLLGKHISYNNSTILHSCYGEHWRHLRRILSLEVVSTHRLNASYEIRRDELTKLLQRLARTSRNDFTQVDLKSMVMETSLNTMMRLVSGKRFYGDDCDVSDVEKAREFRGILREMVSLAGVNNRGDFLPFMRWFDLDNLEKRLKNIGKRIDTFLQSIVDELRASNKTTNTMISQLLVQQKSQPEQYSDQIIKGLCMSMLLAGTDTSALTLEWAMANLLNHPEVLKRAKEELDAHVGSDRLVDESDMSKLPYILNIFFETIRLHPAAPLWSPHMSSEDCTIGGYNLPKNTILLVNAWSIHHDPTLWKNPTEFRPERFEKECESSSLLSFGIGRRSCPGNMLAQRTVGLALASLIQCFEWQRIGKGEIDMTEAKGITISRQNPLDVMCKARQIPAVMDLY; via the exons ATGGCTTTGTTATATTATGGTTTCCTCGTTGTGCTTTTTCTCTATTCTCTTAAGGTCTTGTTCCGATCACGGAAATTCAGAAACCTTCCCCCAGGGCCTCTGGCTTACCCTATAGTAGGAAACCTTTTGCAACTTGAACAACCTTTTCACCGTTTTTTCACTCGCTTGTCAAAAAAACATGGCAAAATCTTCTCTCTCTGGTTCGGCAACCGTCTCGTTATCGTTGCTTCTGACCTACCCGTGGTGCAGGAATGCTTCTCCAAATACGACACCGTGTTGGCCAACCGACCCCACTTTCTCCTCGGCAAACACATCAGTTACAACAACAGCACCATCCTTCACTCCTGTTACGGTGAACATTGGCGCCATCTCCGCCGCATCTTGTCCCTCGAGGTTGTCTCAACGCACCGTTTGAATGCCTCCTACGAAATCCGAAGGGACGAGCTCACCAAACTCTTGCAGAGACTCGCTCGCACCTCGCGCAACGACTTCACTCAAGTGGATCTCAAAAGCAT GGTTATGGAAACGTCGCTCAATACTATGATGAGGCTGGTGTCCGGGAAGAGATTCTACGGTGATGACTGTGATGTGAGTGATGTGGAGAAGGCGAGAGAATTCAGAGGTATCCTGAGAGAGATGGTGTCATTGGCAGGAGTAAACAACCGTGGAGACTTCTTGCCTTTCATGAGGTGGTTTGATTTGGATAATTTGGAGAAGAGGCTCAAGAACATTGGGAAGAGAATCGATACATTCTTGCAATCTATCGTTGATGAACTTCGTGCTTCAAATAAGACTACCAATACTATGATATCTCAGCTCTTGGTTCAACAAAAATCACAACCCGAACAGTACAGCGATCAAATCATCAAGGGACTTTGCATG AGCATGTTACTTGCAGGAACAGACACATCAGCTTTGACTTTGGAATGGGCAATGGCTAATCTATTGAACCATCCAGAAGTTTTAAAGAGGGCTAAAGAAGAGTTAGACGCTCATGTGGGATCAGATCGTCTGGTGGATGAATCAGACATGTCAAAACTTCCTTACATTCTTAACATATTTTTCGAGACAATAAGATTGCATCCTGCTGCTCCACTTTGGTCTCCACATATGTCTTCTGAAGATTGCACCATCGGAGGATATAATCTCCCGAAAAACACGATTCTGTTGGTGAATGCTTGGTCGATTCATCACGATCCAACTTTGTGGAAGAACCCAACAGAATTTAGGCCCGAAAGGTTCGAGAAGGAATGTGAATCAAGCAGTTTGCTTTCATTTGGAATAGGGAGGAGGTCTTGCCCTGGAAACATGTTGGCTCAACGCACTGTGGGTTTAGCTTTGGCTTCATTGATTCAGTGTTTTGAGTGGCAACGAATTGGTAAGGGAGAAATTGATATGACCGAAGCAAAGGGAATCACTATATCAAGGCAAAATCCATTGGATGTTATGTGCAAAGCTCGTCAAATCCCAGCTGTTATGGATCTATATTGA